One Tachysurus fulvidraco isolate hzauxx_2018 chromosome 2, HZAU_PFXX_2.0, whole genome shotgun sequence DNA segment encodes these proteins:
- the lyve1a gene encoding lymphatic vessel endothelial hyaluronic acid receptor 1a, whose protein sequence is MAKSVMLLMLLAQFVTSAPLIDVSQIRVYPEHGSVAGVFHAWLSKGYVFSASEARDVCERLGVTIADKSQVEKALALGFETCKFGWINEQVAVVPRIQAKESCGKNQLGLITWRAPVSSAFDVYCFNSTDYEAHLDSPEENPSTAVSPTAHTSRAQSKLAKTTRSASRDDLQSTSTSFPESVDRLLVNDSHVNDSSVNDSSVNDSPESQAFSKTSRTTAVGLIALLTTVFAFLLLAVAAVCYLKKNKVGRWNKSDQRDRSETEICEKTRKESQAEVKNQHKMTSNTDDISITIKTEEENGTSSRPATTDKPSL, encoded by the exons ATGGCCAAGTCTGTGATGCTGTTGATGCTCTTGGCTCAGTTTGTCACCTCGGCTCCGCTTATCGATGTCTCACAGATCCGAG TTTACCCTGAACACGGCAGCGTGGCCGGCGTGTTCCACGCGTGGCTCTCCAAAGGCTACGTCTTCAGCGCTTCCGAAGCGAGAGACGTGTGTGAGCGTCTGGGTGTGACCATAGCGGACAAGTCGCAGGTGGAGAAAGCTCTCGCTCTGGGCTTCGAGACATGCAA GTTCGGTTGGATCAATGAACAAGTCGCTGTTGTTCCCAGGATCCAAGCCAAAGAATCCTGTGGTAAAAACCAACTTGGGCTCATTACCTGGCGTGCACCTGTCAGCTCGGCGTTCGACGTCTACTGTTTCAACTCGACAG ATTATGAAGCTCACTTGGACTCGCCCGAGGAGAATCCGAGCACCGCCGTATCTCCTACAGCTCACACGTCTCGAGCTCAATCCAAACTGGCAAAAACGACTCGTTCAGCATCACGGGATGATCTGCAGTCAACTTCCACTAGTTTTCCTGAATCTGTGGACCGGTTATTAGTGAACGATTCACATGTGAACGACTCATCTGTAAACGACTCATCTGTAAACGACTCACCTGAATCACAGGCCTTTAGCAAGACAAGCCGTACCACTGCAg TTGGGCTGATCGCTTTGCTCACGACCGTCTTCGCTTTCCTGTTGCTCGCCGTTGCTGCCGTCTGTTACCTCAAAAA GAACAAAGTGGGCCGGTGGAACAAAAGCGATCAGAGAGACAGATCAGAGACTGAAATTTGTGAAAAAACTCGAAAGGAGTCTCAGGCTGAGGTGAAAAACCAGCACAAAATGACGTCGAACACAGACGACATCAGCATCACCATcaagacagaggaagagaacGGAACGTCTTCTCGACCAGCGACGACAGACAAACCCTCGCTCTGA